The DNA sequence ATTCGGCATCGATATCGACCGCGCGCCGTCGGTCTTTGCCGACGCGGCCGCATTCGACCATGTCGATCCGATCGGCGTCGCTGTCCATATCGGCAGCCAGCTTACCAGCCTCGCCCCCTTCGAAGCCGCCTACGGCCGGGTGGCCGAGCTCGTACGCACCCTGCGGAACGACGGCATCCCGCTCACGTCGATCGACCTGGGTGGCGGCATGGGCATCGACTACCAGGGCGAAGCCATCCCCGAAATGCGAGACTATGCCGCACTGATCGAACGAACGGTTGGCGGGCTGGGCTGTCATCTGACGATCGAACCGGGCCGGTCGATCGCCGGCCCGGCCGGTGTGCTGCTGGCAACCACGCTCTATATCAAGGAGGGCGATAGCCGTCGATTCGCCATTCTTGACGCCGGTATGAACGATCTCATCCGCCCGGCCCTGTACGAAGCCTGGCACGACATCCAGCCGATCCGCGAGCCGGATGGCGATGCGCCCGACCGTGACCAGACCTATGATGTCGTCGGCCCGATCTGCGAATCCGGCGATACATTTGCCCGGCACCGACGGCTCGGGCCGCTCGCGTCCGGCGATCTCGTCGCTTTTCGCCACGCCGGGGCCTATGGCGCCGTCATGGCATCCCGCTACAACGCGCGGCCGGGGGCCGTCGAAGTGCTGGTCGACGGATCGGAATTCGCCATCGTCAGAAAACGGCCAACATTCGAACAGACAATCGAAAACGAGACCATGCCGCCCTGGATGACACCCCCCCGGCAAATGGAAGACGTCTGACCGGCGTCGGAGACGGATGACCAAACCGCCCAGCCCCCAGTCAACCCGGCCCCAGTCGCCCCGGCCCCCGTCCTCCAGCGGCCGGGGTTCGCGCACTGCCCGTCACGATCAGCAGTCGGCGTCCGGCGCCAGGCCCTGGGAGCCGGGCATGCGGCTCTGGGCCGCATGGGCGGCTCTGGCATGGGAGCGTCTGTGGCCGCGGTTGTGGCCGGCTGTGGCGGTCTTTGGCGCAACATTGGCCCTGATCCTGCTCGACGTGCTGTCACGGTTGCCGCCATGGCTTCACGCAACCGTATTGGCGGCCGCGCTGGCGGCCCTGATCGCGCTGATATGGACCGCCATCGCCGGGACCGCCTGGCCTGATCGCAGCAATGCACGGCGACGGCTGGAACAGGACAGCGGGTTCGAGCACCGGCCCCTTACAGCGATGGAAGACGCGCAAAGCGCGGGCGTAATGGATCCCGGCAGCCGATTGCTATGGAACGCCCATCTGTTGCGTCTGCGGGCCGCGACGACACGCTGGGTCGTGCGGCCGCCACGGCCCGGACTCGCATCACAGGACCCCTATGGCTTGCGTGGCGGCCTGGGGTTGTTGCTGGTAATTGCGGTCGTCGTCGCCGGGGCCGATTGGGATGCGCGGCTGGGACGCAATCTCGTGCCTGCCTTCGCCGGTTCCTCACCGGCGACACCGCCGAGCCTGGACGTATCGGTATCCCCGCCCGGCTATACCGGCGCGCCGCCGGTCTATCTTCAACCCGCACCGCGCGACCCCGGTGCACCCGAAAATGCGCCGCCGACCGCGCCTCCGGATGCGGTCGAAATACCCGCCGGATCAACGCTGCTGGCACGGGTATCCGGAGGCAGCGAACCGCCCGTGCTCTCGATCGGCGGCGAAAGAACGGCTTTCGAAGCTCTGGGCGACGATGGATTCGAAGTCGAAGAGACCATATCCGCCGGCAGCGGCCTGTCGATCAGCCAGGATGGCACGACCCTGGGCGTGTGGAGCATTCGTGTCATCCCCGACCTCGCGCCCGAGATCGCCTTTACGGAGCCGCCGCGCGCTACCGAACGCAATGCCCTGCGACTGGCCTACCAGGCCAAGGACGACTATGGCATCGAATCCATTTCCGCGACCCTGTTGCTGGAACTCGACGCCGAATCGTCACTGGAACGCGAGCCGCTGACACTTGAGCTGCCACCACCCGGAACGGCAACGACATCGGCCGACGGCGTATTCTTTCAGGATCTGACCGCCCATCCCTGGGCCGGCGAACCGGTGCGGGTCCGGTTGGCAGCAAGCGACAACGCCGGCAATACCGGTCAGTCTTCGCAGATGCTGGTCCGGTTGCCGGAGCGGGAATTCCTGCACCCCGTCGCCCAGGCGATCGTCGAGCAACGGCGGACGCTGATTCGCGACGTGGCCGCCGCCGAATCCGTTGCGGAAGGCCTGTATGGCCTGTCCGCGCAGGTCAACCGGTATGACGGCGACACCGTCGTGTTTCTGGCCCTGCGGACCGCCGCCCGGCGCCTGATCTTCGCTCAATCCCGCGTCAGCGACGCCGTCGACCCTGTCGCTCAGTTGTTGTGGGACACGGCCCTGCGAATCGAGGATGGCGACCTCTCCCTGATGGAGCGGGAACTGCGCGCCGCCCAGGAGGATCTGCGTCGCGCCCTGATCAGCGAAGCGTCCGATGAAGAAATCGCGGAATTGACCGACCGGTTGGAGGCTGCCCTCGAACGATATCTGGATGCGCTGGCTCGCGACATGGCGCGCCACGCACCGAACGAGCCCGGCCAGCCGCAGAGCCCGCCGGGGTCGCTGTTGCCATCGACCGATTTTACGGAAATGATCGACGCCTTGAGGGCAATGAACGAGAGCGGCGCCCGCGATCAGGCACGACAGATGCTGTCGGAACTGCAAGACATGCTGGAAAGCCTGCAGACCGGTCGGCAAGCGGTCGAACAGAACCAGGCGATGGAAGCTCTGAACGCCATGATGGACGAGATGCAGTCCCTGATGACGGCACAGCAGGCGCTTTTCGACGACACGCACCAGTCCGGTTCCGGTGCAGGCACCCAGACGCCTGACGACGCCGGAGAGCCCGGCGTTCCGGGCATGTCCGGCAGCCCGGAACCTTTCGGCGGATCCCGGCTGCCGCGGTCACTGTTCGACAGTACACCCGGATCGACCGCGCCGTCCCAACCAGGGATCGGCGAACCGGCCGAGCAGCAGGCAACCGCCGAGGAACTGGCGGAACTGGCGCGGCGACAGGACGAAATCCGGCGCAACCTGGGCGAGATGATGCGCCAGATCGGCGAGATGACAGGCTCTATTCCCGAGGAACTTGGCGGGGCCGAGCAGGCGATGCGACAATCGGGCCAATCGCTGACGGGCGGTGATGCGGGCGGATCATTGCCGCCTCAGGAACAGGCCCTTGAGGGAATGCGCCAGGGCACGCAGAGCTTTCTGAACACCGTTCTCGACCGGATGGCACAACAGGGCCAGGGCACTGCCGCGATACCGGGTTCAGGAAACGGCGCTGGTCAGGACGGCCGCGATCCCCTGGGCCGCCCCACGGATGGCAGTGGTACCTATGCCGACGACGATGTCGACCTGCCGGGGCGGGATGCCACCGAACGGGCACGGGCGATACTTGAGGAATTGCGGCGCCGCGCCGGAGACCAGTCCCGACCGGAGATCGAGCGTGATTATGTCGACCGGCTGCTGGAACGGTTCTGAATATCCGTCAGGCCACGCCGCCATATCATCATGCGCTGTTCTTCAGGGCACGCCCGACCGCATCGACGATCTGCCGCAGGGTAAATGGCTTGCCGATAACTTCGTGAATGAATGAATCAAGCCCATAGGCCCGCTGCTTCTCGGCCGCATAGCCGGTCATCAGAAGTATTTTGAGATCGGGTTGCTCCTTGGCCAACTTCAATGCCAGGGCAATGCCGTCCATACCGGGCATCACGATATCGGTGATCACAAGATCGAAATGCTTATGCTCCAGCGCGTCCAGAGCGGTCAGTCCATCATCAGCCTGATCGGTCTCGTACCCGGCATGGGCCAGCGCGCGCGTGACGAATTCGCGGACGGGCGCTTCGTCGTCGACAATCAGCACCCGGCGCAGGCTTTTTCCCATTGTCAAACGAACCTTTCTGCCCCGAACCGCTGCAACGCAGCGCCGATATCCGGTCCTGCAATGCCCGGGATTTAATTGTCGGCGACGGTGATCTCCAGTCGCGTCGCTGAATCATCCGGATTGTCGAGCGCGGTTGCAAATCGGACGGACTCGCCGGGTTCGAGTCGTTCTCGCTCCACGCTGAAGCTCCAGTCGAACAAGGTCCGATCACCGCCGTCAAACAAAGTCGCCATCAAACGCGGAGTCGGTCTTACATACTCGCTATCGTTGACGAGTTCGCCCGTAACAACCAGACGGGGCGGGCTCTGCCCTTCTCCTTCCAATCGCTCTGACGTCACCTGGCGCACAGTCAGCCCGGGCCCGGCAATCGCCGGTGTCGTCACGTCGATTCCGAGCTGCTGATAAATGCGATAGGATGGCGGCCAGGTGTCGACCACATGATCGCGGCCGACATAGAGCGCGGCGACGGTTATGCTGCCCAGCACCAGAATCCACAACAGTACGGCGGCCCCGCCCCCACGGCGTGTCGATGTTTCCGCCGGCGGCGGGACGGATTGTGCCGCCGCTGTCCCGCCATTGCCGCGGGCCGATCCACCAATTCGCGATGCCGCCAGTCCGGCTGTCCCGGATCGGGTATCGGATGGCTGGGCGACGTCATAGTCATCGCCTCCGGTTCCCGGCAATCCGCCGGCAGCGCCATACTCGGAGTCGCCATAGCCTGGAAACTCGTCGCTGCCCCCGCCGCCTCCCGGCCGTTGCCCTGCGTCTGGAGCCGGTGAACCGTCGATGGGTTCCTGGTGCCACACATGGCCGCAGGTTGCGCAACGCACGCGGCGGCCCGACGACCCCAGCTTCGCCGGATCGACGTTGTATCGCGCACTACAGGAGGGGCAATTCAGGATCATGGACACATTGAGTGCTTAGGACACAAAGACTGGAATCGTTATAGAGTGCCCGTCGAGGCGACGCAAGGAACCGCAATCGTATTGGCGTCGCCGCGCATGATGTTTATTCCACAGAGGCCGATTATCACTCGTCCCATTCCTTCTGAAATGCAGATCCGCCCAATGCCCTATAAAGAGCCCCCGACCGACGCTCTCGATGCCGGCCACACCCTCGCCCGCCACACCGTTGCACTTCGCCTCGACGATATCCAGGTCGAGATTGCTCCCCCGGCCGGCATCGCCGCTGGCGACAGAAGCACCGGCGAGCGTCTGGGACCGCTGTCAGCGGCGGTCGACCGGGGCGGCTATCAACTTGTAACCGGTCCCAACGGCGCCGGAAAATCCGCCTTGATGTCGGTCATCGCCCTGGAACGTCCGGCGGCCAGCGGCCGGCTGGTTCTCCTCGGGAAAGAGGTCCGTCTTTCGGGCAAGCGCAGCGACCGCGCGCGGCTGCGCCGCCATTTGGGACTCGTCTTTCAGTCACTCTACCCTTTGCCGGGCGCGACCGTTCTCGAAACGGTCCTGCTCCCGATTGCCCTGAATCCCCACGCGCCCGATGCCGGCACCCAGCCGGGGCAAGCCGGCGAACGCACCATAGCGGCGGCACGGGAACTGCTGCATTGGGTGGGGCTTGCCGGGCGCGATCACGACCGTGCCGACAGTCTTTCGGGTGGCGAATCGCGGTGCCTTGCCCTGGCCCGTTCCCTGATCGGCCGCCCGCAGATGCTCATAGCCGACGACCCGACCCGTGGCCTGGATGAACGGGGCGCCTGGCGCATGATGGGCCTCATCGAACAATTGCATCGCCACGGCACGACGATCATCCTGGCGACGAACGACCCTTCGATTCTGCAGGCATCCCCTCACCCCCGCCTGGAACTCAGCGCACGCCGCCGTTCGCTGCACCCCCGGACCGAGTTCATGGCCAGCCCCACTCCCAGTACCGGGTCCGGTATCGGGTCGGGGCACTGGACCGGCCCCGGGTCTCGTGCATAGCGGCTAACCGGAAAACACCATGGCACCAAGCCGGCGCAATACCCTCGTTCAGCGCCTTCGCCGCGCATCTCCGACCCGTTCGGCGGGCGACCCCGATCCTCGACCGCCGGCCGAACCGGAACCCGACTCCGGCTATCAGCCGTCCGAGGCGCCGGTCATCGAGCCCGGCGCCCGTGACCACTCGCGCGATGGCGACCCGTCGGAGCGCCATGATGCCGAGGATCGCAGCGCATATTCAACCGTACCCGAAGGTTCGACGGCCGGCAAATCCGCACCCCGGCGCTCTCTTGCGCGCGCGAAACTGCCTGCCTGGTTTCGATCGGCCGGCGTGCGATGGCCGACGCGGCCGCGCGCCTTCCGGGGCCCTTCGGCCCCGATGGGCCGGCTTGGTCTCGTGGCCTGCCCGATCGCAGCGATGGCCACCATGGCACTGCTGGCGATCCTGGCGGTATGGTCCGGCGAATCCAGATTGCTGTCGGGTCTGGCGGGGCGGATGACGGTAGAGCTTCCCGCCACCGACAATGTCGTGGATCAGGCGATCGAGATCGGCGAAACCATCGCCCTGCTCAACGACTGGCCGGGAATACTGTCCGCCGAACCGATCGAGCGCGAGCGGGTCGAAGCTCTGCTGGCGCCGTGGTTCGGCGGCAACCAGGATCTGCGCGCCCTGCCGCTGCCAGCTCTGATCGACGTCACGGTCGGCCCTGACGCCGATATCGATACACTGGCCCTAGGGGAAGCGCTGGGCGCGACGGTTGCCGATGCCCGCCTTGACGACCATCGGGCATGGTCGTCCGACGTCGCCGCCGTTGCAACGACGCTGCGGCAGGGCGCCTGGGCCGTCTTTCTGGTCGCCGCCTTTGCCCTATTTGCCGCTTTCGCCGGTATCCTCACCCTGATCGGGGACATTTGGCGGCCGGCAATGCTCGAAATGCACCGCCTCGGCGCCGACGACAGCGCAATCGTGTTGCCGACGGCATGGAACGCTCTGATAGCCGTTCTTGCGGGATCGGGGGCCGGCACCGTGATCGGGATCGGGCTTTCCTGGGGCCTGACCGGCATCGAGACCGCTCCCGCGACCGGCTCCACACCGTTCGACACCGGCACCGTCTTCGGCGGCCTGATCGATCCGCAATGGTGGCACATGGGCGTCGTCCTGATCGTGCCGCCCCTTTCTGCCCTTTTTGCCGCCGTTGCGTGCGGCGGGATTTTGTTCCACCGGCTTCGTCAGGTGTGGTAGAGGGAAAACCTGGAAGTCGCCGCCTTTCCGCCAGCCGAGTCGGGAGCATCCGAAGGTCCGCGCCATGCCGTCCCAATCGCCCGCGACGATGCTGGAACCCGGCTCCGATGACAATTGCCGGTACGTTGCGCTGGCGACCGGCCGCCGCAGACGCACCACCGCCCTGTTCGCGGCCATTGCGCTTGGTCTCATGGTGATGGCCATGGCTTGGGTCGTGGGACTCGTGCAATTCGCCCAGACCATTCGCGACGACGTACCGCCCGGGATCGGCGACCTCGCCGCGCGGGACGCCATCATTGTTCTGACGGGCGGTCGCGAGAGGATTCCGGCTGCATTTTCCATGCTCGCCGAGGGCAAGGGAAATAATCTTCTCGTTTCGGGCGTCCATGGCGATGTCGGCCTCGACGAACTGGTGCGCCGGGGCCGCCTGCCACCGTCGCTTGCGGCGTGCTGCGTCCATCTCGATCACGTTGCGCGCGACACCGTGGGCAATGCGGCCGAGGCAGCGGCGTGGGCAGAGGCGAATGGCGTCGATTCGATCTGGCTGGTCACGTCGAATTATCATATGCCGCGGTCGGTCGTCGAATTCCATCAGACCATGCCGGATCTCGAGATTGCCTCCTATCCCGTCGCCAGCCCGGATGTCCGCCTGGAAGACTGGTGGCGCTGGCCCGGAACGACGCGGCTGGTCGTTGCCGAATACAACAAATTCCTCTATGCCAGCGTCCGGTCCTGGCTTCGCGGGATCGCCCTGCCGGTCGGAATCGCCCGACCAGCCTGACACGGGAAGTCGGCAACGACGCCGATCACCTGCAAATTCGCCTCGTCCCCCTTTTTCCGACCGGCGGTACCATGGTTGTCCTGCGCTCGCTCCTGTTCAATGCGGTAATGTTCTCGTGGACCGCCATTCTCTGCATAGCGCTGCTGTGGTCACTGTTGCTGCCGAAGCCCGCCTTTCTGGCCGTTATCCGCTGGTATCTGCGGTCGCTTTCGTTTCTGGAACGGGTCATTCTCGGCCTTGATTACCGCGTCGTCGGGCTTGAGAATCTCCCCCCCGGGCCGGTGCTGATCGCCGCCAAGCATCAATCGATGTGGGAAACGATGAAACTTCATCTCCTGCTCGATGACCCGGCCATCATCCTGAAGCGCGAGCTTCTGAAAATCCCGCTCTGGGGATGGTACGCGCGCAAGGCCGATCAGATCGCCGTCGATCGCGGCGCGAAGGGCCGGGCGATCACCAGCCTGATCGAAGGGGCGCACCGGATGGCTGCCCAGAACCGGCCTATCGTCATATTCCCACAGGGGACCCGGGTCGCGCCCGGCCAGGACCACGCCTATCGGGCCGGCATATTCGCGCTGTACGATGCGCTGGACCTGCCTGTTGTGCCGATGGCGCTGAATTCCGGCGCGTTCTGGGGGCGCCGGTCGTTTCGAAAGAAATCCGGAACGATCACGGTGGAATTCCTGCCGGCGATACCGCCGGGACTGGCGCGCGAAGAAATGGCGACACGGCTCAGATCGGAACTGGAAGGCGCCTCTGATCGGCTGCTGACGGAGGCAACGCGCCAGCCCGATCCCCATGACGGGGGTCGTTGACGCGCCAGGGGCGAATGCCCATAGTCTTTTACGCCTGTCGATGCCCTCGGGATTCGCCACAATGGACGATCTGAACCCGGTTTCCAGCCGCATCTGGGACATGAAGTACCGGCTCCGCGCGGCCGACGGGACCCCGTCTGATGCGACGATTGAGGATACGTGGCGACGGGTTGCCAGTGCGTTGGCCGCGCCCGAAGCGGCGGAAAGCGGCTGGTCGTCCCGTTTCATGGACGCCTTGACCGATTTCAAGGTCCTGCCGGCCGGCCGCATTATCTCGGGCGCCGGCAGCGACCGCCGGGTCACGCTGTTCAACTGCTTCGTCATGGGCACGATCGAGGACGACATGGGGTCGATCTTCACCCATCTGCGCGAGGCAGCGATCACCCTCCAGTACGGCGGCGGTATCGGCTATGATTTTTCGACCCTCCGGCCGATCGGCGCGGCCGTTCACGGTGTCGGGGCCGACGCTTCCGGCCCGGTATCGTTCATGGATGTGTGGGACGCAATGTGCCGAACGATCATGAGCGCCGGCTCCCGCAGGGGCGCCATGATGGCGACGCTGCGCTGCGATCACCCGGACATCGAGACCTTCATCGATGCCAAGGCCGATCCGGCGCGATTGCGGATGTTCAACGTTTCGGTGCTGGTGACCGATGCCTTTGTCGATGCCGTCGACAACGATGCCGACTGGCCGCTGATCTTCGACGGCAAGGTGTATCGAACGGTATCCGCCCGGCAGCTTTGGGACCGCATCATGCGGGCCACTTACGATTACGCAGAGCCGGGGGTGATATTCATCGACCGGATCAACGCCACAAACACTCTGTCGTATTGCGAGACGATTGCCGCGACGAATCCCTGCGGCGAGCAACCGTTGCCTCCGTACGGCGCCTGTCTTCTGGGCTCGATCAACCTGGCCCGGCTCGTCCGCGACCCGTTCACCGCGGATGCACGCCTGGACGAAGACGCTCTGGCCGATCTCGTCCCGACCGCAGTGCGGATGCTGGACAATGCCATCGACTGCTCGCAATTTCCATTGCCCCAGCAAGCCGAGGAAGCCCGGCTGAAGCGCCGCGTCGGGCTCGGCGTCACAGGATTGGCCGATGCCCTCATCTATTGCAATGTCCGCTACGGATCGCCGGAATCGATCCGCCTGACGGAACGGTGGCTCGATATCCTCAGGCGGTCGGCCTATCGCGCTTCCGCACGGCTGGCGGCGGAAAAGGGCGCATTTCCCTTGTTCGATCGCGCGAAATACATGGATCGTCCGATGATCCGCGATCTCGATCCTGAGACGCGGGCGATGATCGAAAAACATGGCATCCGCAACGCCCTGCTGACGTCGATCGCACCGACGGGAACGATTTCGCTGTTCGCCAATGCCGTATCGTCCGGCATTGAGCCGGTTTTCGCCTTCCGATACGACCGGGCGGTACTGGAGCCGGATGGGACGCGCACGAGCGAGGCGATGCTGCACCCGGCAGTCGAACGCTACGCCGAGCATATCGGCCGGATCCCGGCGCCGGACGAATTGCCGGACGCTTTCATCGACGCCCAGAGCCTGTCACCGGAAGATCATCTGGCCATTCAGGCGGCCGCCCAGCGCTATATCGACAGTTCGATCAGCAAGACGATCAACTGCCCGCCCGATCTGCCCTTCGACCGCTTCAAGGACGTCTACCGGCGGGCTTTTGCGCTTGGGTGCAAAAGCTGCACGACCTATCGTCCCAATGATGTTACGGGCGCGGTATTGACGGTTACTCCCGCCGCTGCGTCCACGGACAGCACGGCGCCACAATGTGTGGATTGTGGCTGACCCTGGGGTTTACCCCTACCCGACTCAGAGATGGTCCGCGCATCTTCGTCACCTCCCTGATCGTCCCCGCCTTTATCGTCCCGGGGCACCGATCGGGGACCCCGATTCGGATGCACCCGGCTCGTGTGTCACGATCGAGAGTTGCTGAACGAGGTCCCGGGTCAGCAGCGCGTCACTTCGTGGCCGCGCTGCGCCCGGGACGATAAGGAGATGAGTATAGCAGTTCGATGTGTGAATACCGCAGGCGGCTGACCCGGGGCTAACCGGCAACTTCCCCCTCAGCCCGGCCGCCAGTCCGGTGGCGCCATCTCGAAGCCATCGAAGCTGAACGCCGGGCTGACGGTGCAGCCGCACAATGTCCATTCGCCCGTACTTTTCGCTGCCTGCCACCATTCCGGGGGGATGACGAATTGCGGTCGCTGACCCGCCGGCAAATCCGGGCCCAGGTCAATCGTCCGGGCCGTGCGGCCGTCGGAAGACACGCTCAGCGCCAGCGGTGCGCCCGCATACCAGTGCCAGACCTCGGCCGCATCATTGACGCGATGCCAATGCGATGCTTCTCCCGCCGCCAAAAGGTAGTAGATCGCGGTCCCCGCGCCACGGGTGCCGTTGCCGGGGTCGTCGCGCCAGGTTTCCACGAAATGTCCGCCTTCGGGATGCGGGGTCATGCCGAGTGTTTCGACGATTCGCTCCGCCGTCATGCCGTCGCTCGCTGTCCACATCCTGATCAGCACCCCTGTTGGTCGCCGGGTCGTTCCGGCGTTTGAGATTTCGGCCCTGAAGATTGCGTTCCCGGACCTATGGCGCGAACGCGGTCGCCGTCATCATTTCGGTTTTCGCCCGGGGCTCGAACCATGCGGCCAGTTCCGGGCAATCATCGCGCCACGGCTCGTGTGACCAGCGGAAATCCAGATAGGCCAGCATCACGGCCACGGCCAGTGAGCCGGTTGTCACCGCTTCCAGCGCGTCGACTTCTGCGTTCAATGCCGCGCAGCCCCGCTTCATCGTCGCAGCCTGCCTCGCCGCCCAGCCGTCGGAGCGTTCGCCATCCGGCCGCGCCAATTCCAGACGGCGCAGCACGGCCGCATCGCAAATGCCGTCGGCGATGGCCTCATGGCGCATCGCGTGCCACTTCGCCGGCCCGTCCGGCGGCACGAGGCCCCCGCCGCCCAGATCGTTCAGATAGGCACAGATCACTGGACTGTCGTACAGAAGAAAGCCGTCCCGGGTCTCCAGCGCCGGTATCTTGCCCAGCGGATTGACGCCGCCGACGCCGTCGCCGCTCCAGGGATCGGCCGGGGTCAGTTCCAGGCGATCGCCAAGACCGATCGCGATCGACACCACCCTCACCTTTCGGACGAACGGGCTGCGCGTACTGCCGTAAAGCTTCATCGAATTTCTTTCTCCAGTGAAATGCCGCGAGGCGAGCGCCATGCGGTCAGAAGGCGTCCTTGCGGGCCCGGATTTCGGCGAACACGGCAACGGTCTCGGCATCGACCATGTCCAGGGCGTGCCGGATGCCCGGATCGTCGGGGCGGAGAAACGGATTCGTGGCGCGTTCCTGTCCCATCGTCGTCGGAATCGTCGGCTCCAACCGGGCGCGCATGTCCTCGACCTCCCGCGCCCGGCTCTCAAGCGCCCGGTTCAGCGGGTCGACGGTCACGGCGAACCGCGCATTGGCAACCGTGTACTCGTGGCCGCAGTAGACGAGTGTTTCGTCCGGCATCGGCAAGAGCTTGGACAAGCTCGACCACATGTCTTCCGGCGTGCCTTCGAACAGCCGGCCGCAGCCAAGGACGAACAGCGTATCGCCGGCAAACAGGATCGCGCTGTCGGCGAAGTGGTAGACGATATGGCCGCTCGTGTGTCCCGGCGTTTCCAGGACCCGGCCGACGCT is a window from the Fodinicurvata sp. EGI_FJ10296 genome containing:
- the lysA gene encoding diaminopimelate decarboxylase yields the protein MTFFSYRGGILHAEDVPLDRIAAAVGTPAYVYSRQALIANYRNYADALDRLSVRICYALKANDALAVIGTLAAEGAGADVVSAGELRRAMAAGISPSAIIFSGVGKSRDDIRLALEVGIGQINVESIPELHAIANVAAKLGKRAPIAIRVNPDVDAGTHDKITTGRKENKFGIDIDRAPSVFADAAAFDHVDPIGVAVHIGSQLTSLAPFEAAYGRVAELVRTLRNDGIPLTSIDLGGGMGIDYQGEAIPEMRDYAALIERTVGGLGCHLTIEPGRSIAGPAGVLLATTLYIKEGDSRRFAILDAGMNDLIRPALYEAWHDIQPIREPDGDAPDRDQTYDVVGPICESGDTFARHRRLGPLASGDLVAFRHAGAYGAVMASRYNARPGAVEVLVDGSEFAIVRKRPTFEQTIENETMPPWMTPPRQMEDV
- a CDS encoding glutathione S-transferase N-terminal domain-containing protein, translating into MKLYGSTRSPFVRKVRVVSIAIGLGDRLELTPADPWSGDGVGGVNPLGKIPALETRDGFLLYDSPVICAYLNDLGGGGLVPPDGPAKWHAMRHEAIADGICDAAVLRRLELARPDGERSDGWAARQAATMKRGCAALNAEVDALEAVTTGSLAVAVMLAYLDFRWSHEPWRDDCPELAAWFEPRAKTEMMTATAFAP
- a CDS encoding lysophospholipid acyltransferase family protein, with the protein product MVVLRSLLFNAVMFSWTAILCIALLWSLLLPKPAFLAVIRWYLRSLSFLERVILGLDYRVVGLENLPPGPVLIAAKHQSMWETMKLHLLLDDPAIILKRELLKIPLWGWYARKADQIAVDRGAKGRAITSLIEGAHRMAAQNRPIVIFPQGTRVAPGQDHAYRAGIFALYDALDLPVVPMALNSGAFWGRRSFRKKSGTITVEFLPAIPPGLAREEMATRLRSELEGASDRLLTEATRQPDPHDGGR
- a CDS encoding TIGR02302 family protein is translated as MRLWAAWAALAWERLWPRLWPAVAVFGATLALILLDVLSRLPPWLHATVLAAALAALIALIWTAIAGTAWPDRSNARRRLEQDSGFEHRPLTAMEDAQSAGVMDPGSRLLWNAHLLRLRAATTRWVVRPPRPGLASQDPYGLRGGLGLLLVIAVVVAGADWDARLGRNLVPAFAGSSPATPPSLDVSVSPPGYTGAPPVYLQPAPRDPGAPENAPPTAPPDAVEIPAGSTLLARVSGGSEPPVLSIGGERTAFEALGDDGFEVEETISAGSGLSISQDGTTLGVWSIRVIPDLAPEIAFTEPPRATERNALRLAYQAKDDYGIESISATLLLELDAESSLEREPLTLELPPPGTATTSADGVFFQDLTAHPWAGEPVRVRLAASDNAGNTGQSSQMLVRLPEREFLHPVAQAIVEQRRTLIRDVAAAESVAEGLYGLSAQVNRYDGDTVVFLALRTAARRLIFAQSRVSDAVDPVAQLLWDTALRIEDGDLSLMERELRAAQEDLRRALISEASDEEIAELTDRLEAALERYLDALARDMARHAPNEPGQPQSPPGSLLPSTDFTEMIDALRAMNESGARDQARQMLSELQDMLESLQTGRQAVEQNQAMEALNAMMDEMQSLMTAQQALFDDTHQSGSGAGTQTPDDAGEPGVPGMSGSPEPFGGSRLPRSLFDSTPGSTAPSQPGIGEPAEQQATAEELAELARRQDEIRRNLGEMMRQIGEMTGSIPEELGGAEQAMRQSGQSLTGGDAGGSLPPQEQALEGMRQGTQSFLNTVLDRMAQQGQGTAAIPGSGNGAGQDGRDPLGRPTDGSGTYADDDVDLPGRDATERARAILEELRRRAGDQSRPEIERDYVDRLLERF
- a CDS encoding cupin domain-containing protein, which encodes MWTASDGMTAERIVETLGMTPHPEGGHFVETWRDDPGNGTRGAGTAIYYLLAAGEASHWHRVNDAAEVWHWYAGAPLALSVSSDGRTARTIDLGPDLPAGQRPQFVIPPEWWQAAKSTGEWTLCGCTVSPAFSFDGFEMAPPDWRPG
- a CDS encoding YdcF family protein; translation: MPSQSPATMLEPGSDDNCRYVALATGRRRRTTALFAAIALGLMVMAMAWVVGLVQFAQTIRDDVPPGIGDLAARDAIIVLTGGRERIPAAFSMLAEGKGNNLLVSGVHGDVGLDELVRRGRLPPSLAACCVHLDHVARDTVGNAAEAAAWAEANGVDSIWLVTSNYHMPRSVVEFHQTMPDLEIASYPVASPDVRLEDWWRWPGTTRLVVAEYNKFLYASVRSWLRGIALPVGIARPA
- a CDS encoding response regulator yields the protein MGKSLRRVLIVDDEAPVREFVTRALAHAGYETDQADDGLTALDALEHKHFDLVITDIVMPGMDGIALALKLAKEQPDLKILLMTGYAAEKQRAYGLDSFIHEVIGKPFTLRQIVDAVGRALKNSA
- a CDS encoding ATP-binding cassette domain-containing protein gives rise to the protein MPYKEPPTDALDAGHTLARHTVALRLDDIQVEIAPPAGIAAGDRSTGERLGPLSAAVDRGGYQLVTGPNGAGKSALMSVIALERPAASGRLVLLGKEVRLSGKRSDRARLRRHLGLVFQSLYPLPGATVLETVLLPIALNPHAPDAGTQPGQAGERTIAAARELLHWVGLAGRDHDRADSLSGGESRCLALARSLIGRPQMLIADDPTRGLDERGAWRMMGLIEQLHRHGTTIILATNDPSILQASPHPRLELSARRRSLHPRTEFMASPTPSTGSGIGSGHWTGPGSRA
- a CDS encoding DUF3426 domain-containing protein yields the protein MILNCPSCSARYNVDPAKLGSSGRRVRCATCGHVWHQEPIDGSPAPDAGQRPGGGGGSDEFPGYGDSEYGAAGGLPGTGGDDYDVAQPSDTRSGTAGLAASRIGGSARGNGGTAAAQSVPPPAETSTRRGGGAAVLLWILVLGSITVAALYVGRDHVVDTWPPSYRIYQQLGIDVTTPAIAGPGLTVRQVTSERLEGEGQSPPRLVVTGELVNDSEYVRPTPRLMATLFDGGDRTLFDWSFSVERERLEPGESVRFATALDNPDDSATRLEITVADN